A stretch of the Aspergillus puulaauensis MK2 DNA, chromosome 6, nearly complete sequence genome encodes the following:
- a CDS encoding oxygenase MpaB family protein (COG:S;~EggNog:ENOG410PVP7;~InterPro:IPR018713;~PFAM:PF09995) — protein MIDIAPKPTPSISISIDNDTIPLGETDLAIHELQSVAREGIALGAGTAAVLLQIAHPLVGQGVADHSTFASRTISRTEYTQMYIFAMIFGTDEEKAAMKAWVDKAHARVKGEAQVQVQNSGEYRNEAYDAMNPTLQLWVAATIYASMVGMYEKVYGELPPLKAELVYQAYACMGTSLQVPREMWPADRRAFKVYWDDVVQNQLYVTEDARGVLDELFHPKGLPLWARPIAWTLLPIVRPLTVEQLPVNVREGFGLKSTMATRAIAGLFMSTVMVTYPVTPGFIRHWQKTYSLRLMRKRMKNRGGKLLKL, from the coding sequence ATGATCGACATCGCCCCCAAACCCACCCCCTCAATCTCCATAAGCATCGACAACGACACCATCCCCCTCGGCGAAACCGACCTAGCAATCCACGAGCTCCAAAGCGTCGCAAGGGAAGGCATCGCCCTAGGGGCCGGCACCGCCGCCGTCCTCCTCCAGATCGCACACCCCCTAGTCGGCCAGGGCGTTGCAGACCACAGCACCTTTGCCAGCCGCACCATCAGCCGCACGGAGTACACGCAGATGTACATCTTCGCGATGATCTTCGGgacggacgaggagaaaGCAGCGATGAAGGCTTGGGTGGACAAAGCGCATGCCCGCGTGAAGGGCGAAGCACAAGTACAAGTACAGAACAGCGGGGAATACAGGAACGAAGCGTATGACGCTATGAATCCTACCCTGCAGCTCTGGGTTGCTGCTACGATCTATGCGTCTATGGTGGGGATGTACGAGAAGGTTTATGGCGAGCTGCCGCCGCTCAAGGCGGAGCTTGTGTACCAGGCTTATGCGTGCATGGGGACGTCGCTGCAGGTGCCGCGGGAGATGTGGCCGGCTGATCGGAGGGCGTTTAAGGTTTATTGGGATGATGTGGTGCAGAACCAGCTGTATGTTACGGAGGATGCGAGAGGGGTGTTGGATGAGCTGTTTCATCCCAAGGGGTTGCCGCTGTGGGCGAGGCCGATTGCTTGGACGTTGTTGCCGATTGTCAGGCCGTTGACGGTTGAGCAGTTGCCGGTGAACGTGAGGGAGGGGTTTGGGTTGAAgtcgacgatggcgacgaggGCTATTGCTGGGTTGTTTATGTCGACGGTTATGGTTACTTATCCTGTTACGCCGGGGTTTATTCGCCATTGGCAGAAGACGTACTCGCTGAggctgatgaggaagagaatgaagaACCGTGGCGGGAAGTTGCTGAAGTTGTGA
- a CDS encoding cytochrome b5-like heme/steroid binding domain-containing protein (COG:C;~EggNog:ENOG410PR4X;~InterPro:IPR036400,IPR001199;~PFAM:PF00173) encodes MAEIQTTTVSVAVQPEKTAEAPAVIPVDVDNIYTRDELLIHNKDGDLWLAIDGTVYDLTKFSEEHPGGQKILLGVAGTDASKKYRKYHGDNILQRYAKDYKIGTLKIDIPAKESKGLFSRFKRKK; translated from the exons ATGGCAGAAATACAAACAACGACCGTGTCCGTCGCAGTACAACCGGAAAAGACGGCTGAAGCCCCCGCAGTGATCCCTGTCGACGTGGACAACATATACACGCGAGACGAACTGTTAATCCATAACAAGGATGGCGATCTGTGGCTTGCTATTGATGGAACTGTTTATGATTTAACCAAATTTTCGGAGGAGCATCCGGGTGGGCAGAAGA tttTACTTGGAGTTGCCGGTACAGACGCAAGCAAGAAATACCGCAAGTACCACGGCGATAATATTCTGCAGCGATACGCGAAAGACTATAAGATCGGGACACTGAAGATAGATATTCCAGCCAAGGAGTCGAAAGGGCTGTTTTCCCGGTTTAAAAGGAAGAAATAA
- a CDS encoding glycoside hydrolase family 76 protein (CAZy:GH76;~COG:G;~EggNog:ENOG410PFRH;~InterPro:IPR014480,IPR008928,IPR005198;~PFAM:PF03663;~SECRETED:SignalP(1-18);~TransMembrane:2 (n3-13c18/19o307-324i428-448o);~go_function: GO:0008496 - mannan endo-1,6-alpha-mannosidase activity [Evidence IEA];~go_process: GO:0005975 - carbohydrate metabolic process [Evidence IEA];~go_process: GO:0016052 - carbohydrate catabolic process [Evidence IEA]): MRLAFLATWLASIGRISALQIQLDDHQSIKDAAGKTAKGALGWYAGNEPGGEPGAFPEKWWEGSALFMSLIIYWFYAGDDQYNDLIIEGMQYQAGDKGDYLPAKYKSYLGNDDQFFWGVTAMLAAEYGFPESKDGFSWLSLAQGVFNTQKEEWDEDNCGGGLRWQMEPYQSGYTMKNSISNGGFFQLAARLALYTQNDMYADWAQKAWDWSVSSPLVNNKTWNVADSTDINNKCSTQGNNQWSYNYGAYLTGAAYMYNYTEKAEWKKAVDGLLEKVLEQFFPQKMGGGKIFSEFLCEPSGLCNFNEILFKGVVSHWLTLVALLIPETYDKIFPKLQTSAQAAAQACSGSGNNTCGIKWYTEKWDGSIGMEQQIIATDILGSVLVSEKKTPPLNTNTGGNSKSNPNAGSDETGSPDEPKPITAGDRAGAGILTVLFVGAWGSMIAWMVLGEPLVG; this comes from the exons aTGCGTCTCGCCTTCCTGGCCACCTGGCTGGCCTCTATCGGTCGCATATCGGCCCTGCAAATCCAGCTCGACGACCACC AATCTATCAAGGACGCCGCCGGGAAGACCGCCAAAGGAGCGCTCGGATGGTACGCCGGTAATGAACCTGGCGGCGAACCAGGCGCTTTCCCAGAGAAGTGGTGGGAAGGGAGTGCTCTGTTTATGAGTCTGATCATCTACTGGTTCTACGCGGGCGACGACCAATACAATGACCTGATCATCGAGGGTATGCAGTACCAGGCGGGAGACAAAGGTGACTACCTGCCTGCCAAATACAAATCTTATCTT GGAAACGATGACCAGTTTTTCTGGGGTGTTACTGCCATGCTGGCCGCCGAATACGGATTCCCCGAATCCAAAGATGGATTCTCGTGGTTGTCGCTGGCGCAAGGTGTGTTCAACACGCAGAAAGAAGAATGGGACGAGGACAATTGCGGGGGTGGTCTACGCTGGCAAATGGAACCCTACCAGAGCGGATACACGATGAAGAACTCGATTTCCAACGGTGGTTTCTTCCAACTCGCCGCCCGTCTCGCTCTCTACACGCAAAACGATATGTACGCCGACTGGGCCCAGAAGGCCTGGGACTGGTCGGTTTCCTCGCCGCTGGTGAACAACAAGACTTGGAATGTTGCCGACTCGaccgacatcaacaacaaatgCTCGACGCAGGGTAACAACCAGTGGTCATATAATTACGGCGCGTACCTCACAGGCGCAGCTTACATGTACAACTAC ACCGAGAAAGCAGAGTGGAAAAAGGCCGTCGATGGTCTCCTTGAGAAAGTCCTCGAGCAATTTTTCCCCCAGAAGATGGGCGGCGGGAAGATCTTCTCCGAATTCCTGTGTGAGCCATCCGGATTGTGCAACTTCAACGAAATTCTCTTCAAGGGCGTCGTCTCACACTGGTTAACACTGGTCGCGCTCCTTATCCCCGAAACCTACGACAAGATCTTCCCCAAACTGCAAACCTCCGCACAGGCAGCCGCGCAGGCATGCAGCGGATCCGGCAACAACACCTGCGGCATCAAATGGTACACCGAGAAGTGGGACGGCTCGATTGGCATGGAACAACAGATCATCGCCACCGATATTCTCGGGTCCGTGCTCGTCTCCGAAAAGAAAACCCCCCCGCTCAACACCAATACCGGTGGAAACAGCAAGAGTAACCCCAATGCCGGCAGTGATGAAACGGGAAGCCCCGACGAACCAAAGCCGATTACGGCCGGTGATCGCGCAGGCGCGGGTATCCTGACGGTTCTGTTCGTTGGGGCCTGGGGTAGTATGATTGCCTGGATGGTTCTGGGTGAGCCTTTAGTAGGGTAA
- a CDS encoding class I SAM-dependent methyltransferase (COG:S;~EggNog:ENOG410PRMB;~InterPro:IPR029063,IPR041698;~PFAM:PF13649,PF13489,PF08242,PF08241,PF13847) translates to MPLNNSFLGPWEDFASDWDEGMGNEGNDYFRFLELPILEKLVERPEGFRALDLATGNGLVARWLAQEAASVTATDGAVSMLDRARARTDSSIYREKISYHCLDVTDQASWDKFMTANTDLVVGGFDVISMNMALMDIQDLGLLARSLKQLLTPNGCFVATLLHPLFFTSGAARQIMVHEDPETGQRVVNRSIVMTKYLNVPPARQLVFKGQNESPYMFHRPLNQLFAPFFQAGLTMDALEETNFDESFCDPLREHSSKNFTEFPKVLGFRMRLPSNLE, encoded by the exons ATGCCTTTGAACAACTCTTTTCTGGGCCCCTGGGAGGATTTTGCTTCTGATTGGGATGAGGGAATGGGGAATGAAGGAAACGACTACTTTCGCTTCCTTGAACTTCCCATTTTAGAGAAGCTCGTTGAAAGACCAGAAGGATTTCGTGCCTTGGACCTTGCAACTGGTAATGGTCTAGTGGCACGCTGGTTAGCCCAGGAAGCAGCCTCTGTTACTGCCACCGACGGTGCTGTTTCGATGCTGGACCGTGCAAGGGCACGAACAGACAGTTCCATATATAGGGAAAAGATATCCTACCACTGCCTGGATGTCACAGACCAAGCATCCTGGGATAAATTCATGACAGCCAACACCGACTTAGTG GTTGGCGGTTTCGATGTCATTTCCATGAATATGGCTCTCATGGACATTCAGGATCTGGGACTGTTGGCAAGGTCTTTGAAACAACTGCTAACGCCAAACGGTTG TTTTGTTGCTACTCTGCTTCATCCACTGTTCTTCACATCTGGGGCAGCTCGGCAGATAATGGTCCACGAGGACCCAGAGACCGGCCAGCGAGTAGTCAACCGCTCGATTGTCATGACTAAATACCTGAACGTCCCTCCAGCCAGGCAGTTGGTTTTCAAAGGGCAAAATGAGTCGCCG TACATGTTCCATCGACCTTTGAACCAGCTCTTCGCTCCATTCTTTCAAGCAGGCCTCACCATGGATGCGCTCGAGGAGACTAATTTCGATGAAAGCTTCTGTGATCCTTTACGTGAACACTCATCGAAGAATTTTACCGAGTTTCCAAAGGTACTTGGCTTTAGAATGAGGCTTCCATCGAATCTTGAGTAA